The Flavobacterium sp. K5-23 genome segment ATACCATAACAATTTTGTAATTGTTCGAAATAAAATAGTGGAAGTGGAAGAACGTGATCATGTTCGTAATTTCCAACCTCCAATAACCGGAGAAGAGATTATAGAAATTTTCGATCTAAAACCTTCAAAAGAAATTGGAATGCTTAAAGAAGCTATTAAAGAAGCTATTTTAGAGGGTGACATACCTAATGAATACAATGCTGCTTATAGTTTTATGATTAAAAAAGCAAAAAAAATGGGATTAGCTATAGTGAACAAAAAAGAAAGCTAGAAAGTTTAAAAATGAAAAAAGAGAATAAATCGGTTATAATTTGGTTGCTATCAGGCTGTGCTTTGTTATTTGTAATGGTGACAGTAGGTGGAATTACAAGAATTACTAATTCCGGACTTTCAATGACGGATTGGCACTTGGTAACCGATACTTTTCCTCCACTAACTGAAGAGAAGTGGAATGAAGCATTTGAAGAGTACAAGAAATTCCCTGAGTATCAAAAAATCAATATTCATAATGATTTCCAACTTTCAGATTATAAATTCATTTATTTCTGGGAATGGTTTCACAGATTTATAGGTCGTATTATCGGCTTGGTTTTTATTATTCCATTCTTTTATTTTTTAGCCAAAAGAAAACTTGATTCTTCAACAGTCAAAAAATGTCTCGTTCTTTTGGGAATGGGCGCTTTTCAAGGTTTCTTAGGATGGTTTATGGTAAGAAGCGGTTTAATAAACAATCCTGATGTTAGCCATTTTAGACTTGCCTTGCATTTAACTTTTGCTTTCATCACTTTTGCTTATACTTTATGGGTATCCCTTGACTTGATTTACCCTGAAAGAAAAAACATAATTGTTCCATTAAGAAATATCGCAAGAATAGCTTTAATAGTTCTTCTTATACAAATCGTCTATGGAGGTTTCGTTGCAGGTTTAAACGCAGGTTTAATACACAATCACTGGCCTTTAATGAGTGATGGTCAATTTATGCACGAAAGTATCTTCCTGGAGCAAAAGAATCTCGCGTTGAGTTTAACCGAAGGTAAAAGTGGCGTTCAGTTTGTTCACCGCACACTGGCTTATGTTGTTGTCGCCTTAATGATTTTCCTTTATTTTAAAAGTAAAAAGTTCACATTAGACAAAATGCAATCAAAAGGAATTAATTTACTATTGATTTTAGTTTTTGTCCAGTTCCTTTTAGGAGTATTCACACTATTGTATGGTGTTCCTTTATGGTTAGGACTGGCACATCAAATTAGCGCATTCTTTTTATTATCTGCTATGACATTTACATTGCACCGTTTGTCAAAATAACAACATTTGACTATATTTACATTCGACTATATTGTCACATTTCTTGTCTTTATAAAGATAAATGTCTAAACTTTCCGAAGAAAATAAATTCCTGGATCTATCCGATTATGGAAGACCATTTGCTGTTCCAATTGCAAATCGATTAAAAAACACGCGATTTACCCCTATCCACATCACACTCCTTTTTGGGGTTTCTGGTCTAATAGCTATATATTTCATACTCCAAAAACAGTATTATTTCGCCGGATTTTTTATCATTTTAAAATCGATAATTGATGCTATTGATGGCGAACTTGCAAGGGCAAAAAACACGCCTTCTTACACTGGAAGATATCTCGATAGTGTGTTTGACATTATACTCAACTTTTTGTTTTTGATGGCAATCTGTTTTGTTTCTAACGCTTCATTTTGGCTGACTCTAATTTCTTTTTTCTGTATTCAGTTACAAGGAACTTTATACAATTATTACTATGTTATTTTAAGAAACAAAACCGAAGGTGGAGATTCAACAAGTAAAATATTCGAATACAAAACACCTAAAGCTTTAGCCGGAGAGAGTCAAAAATCAGTAAATATATTGTTCTTTATTTACACGCTTGTCTATGGCGTTTTTGACAAAATAATACATCTGCTAGATAGTGATGCTTATAAGCTAAAAACATTCCCGAATTGGTTTATGACCTGCATTTCATTATTCGGATTAGGTTTCCAGTTGTTCCTAATTTCACTTATGTTAGCAACTGGTTATATCGAATATATCGTACCGTTTTTTATATGGTATTCAATTCTTATTTTTGTTTTTATCGGAATTAGAAAATGCTTTTTCAAGCCTTAAAAGCACAATAACAAAAATCTATACGGTTGCGGTAATTAATTAATATCCAGCACCTTATGTGCGTTAACTTCAATTTACATATTAACATAAAAACTAGCCTATCCATTTTTTAAATTCGGACACTTTTTCCCTGCTTACAATCACCTCATCTACATTATAAGAAGGTAAAATCACTTTAAGGCGAGAGTTACTGTAGATCAAAATTTCTTTAATTGCCACTAACGGAATGAGGTGTTTTCTACTCACACGGAAGAATTCATCAGGGTCTAATTCTTGCTCTAAAAGTTCCAAAGTTGATTCTACCAGGTAATTTCTATTGTCTTTTGTATGAATATAAGTCCCTTTATTTTCACTATAAAAACACTCAACTTCATCAGTAGAAATCACTTTTAAATGTTGGCCAAATTTTACTGTGAACCTCTTTTTATAACTTTTCTCAAATGGATTTGAAAGCATTTTTTTTATTTCATCAAAATCTATTTTGATTGTTTCCTTTTTTGGTAAACGGTCTTTATATTTAGTTACGGCTATGGCTAAATCATCTTCGTCAATGGGTTTTAAAAGATAGTCAATACTATTTAATTTGAATGCACGCAAAGCATATTCATCATAAGCCGTAGTGAAAATGACAGCACTTTTAATGTCTATTTTTTCGAATATTTCAAACGATAATCCGTCCGATAATTGGATGTCTAAAAAGATCAAATCAGGGTGTTCATTATTAGAAAACCATTCGATGGATTCGGCAACAGAATGAAGCATCACTCCTACTTCGATATTGAGCTTATCAAGTTTTCTTTGCAACAATCTTGCCGCTGGTTTTTCGTCTTCGATTATTATTGTGGTCATTTTTTATTGGGTTTTGGGTTTTGGGTTTTGGGTTACGCTGTGAAAAATTTAAGATTCAAAAACTTGTAGATTCTCAACTGAATACTAAAGTACTGAACACTGATTACTGTTCACTCCCATTTTTTATTTTTGTCCTTATCCATAAACTCTTGAATTTTCCTTTCTTCCCAATCTGATCCAAAAAAAAGATCTCTCCCAAAAACAGATAAACCGTGAGCTACTAAACCAATTCCCCAAAAGAAAACGGTATTCCAGGTTTGCCATTCCCAAAAAACGGCATCGCCAATCATACTTTTATTAAATACAGAAAGCAGGATAAACGCATTTACTAACGCATAAACCAATAAATGAACATAGAACCCTTTAATTCTTTTTACTCTCTTATAAGCTATATCATAACGAGCATCAGGACTATCATTTCCTGACTCATAATTCTCATTTATTCTATTTCTATATCTTCCCATTGCTATACTTTTTATATTATTTCCAATTCCCTTTGTGTTCTTTTTCTTTCTCCATAAATTCTTTGATCTTCTGTTCTTCCCAATCTTTACCTAGAAAAGGCATATAATTAAAGACACTCATTCCGTGAAAAAACACACCAACTCCCCATCCTAACAAAGGCCAATAAAACCATAAATGATCTGGAGAGGTTAACAAATTAATTGTTAAAAGCCCAATATTAACAGCTATGTAGGCAATCAAATTACCATAAAACCCTTTGATTTTTTCTACTTGCTTTTTAGCCTTAAAATAGCGATCTTCATTTTCATATTTATTTTCCATAACTATTTCCATATTTGTTTTTTAGATTCCTTTTCCATTATTCTTTGTATTTTTCTCTCTTCCCAATTTTTACCAAAAAACTGAAATGTTATCAGAATGTCAATTGCTGATATAAAAAAAGCAACCGACCAAATTGCCATTACCATAAAACTAAGATACTTCACAGGGAAAAAATTCAATGGAGCTCCAAAATATTCTTTTAGGACAAACAACACTACTCCAATTAAATAGATAAGCATATGTGTATAAAACCCTTTTAATTTCTTTACTTTTTTTCTTGCCATTTCAAGAATCTCATTCTCTTCATAGCTTTCTTGAGTTGTTTCCATAATTATTTCCATGATTGGTTATTATCTTCCCTTTTTAAAATCTCTTGAATTTTTCTTTCTTCCCAATTAGAACTGTATCCAAAAACCTTGAATGCATGCATAATCAATCCAAAACCCCATCCTCCAGCAGAAAACCAAAACCACTGAAAGTGTGGAGAATACCTAAGGTTAATAAATATCAATATAGGGATTACAATACAATAAGAAATTAAGTTCCCGTAAAACCCTTTCAATTCTTCCACTCTTTTTTTTGCTCTATAATAAGCGTTATTTTCATTATATTTTGCAGTTGTTTCCATTACTGATATTTGTTTAGTTAAAATTGGTATTTTGACCGAAAACACTTTGTCATCTTGCTCAATTCTTACTTTTCTATCCGTAAGAATGGCATAACGACTAATAATGTTTTGGAGTCCAACACCCTGACCATCTTGTAACACTTCTTTTTTTTGATAATCGTTCTGAACAACTAAATAATCCTCTTCGATAAAAATGCGAATATGCAAGGGCCTTTGTTCACTAACAATATTATGTTTCACAGCATTCTCTAGTAATAGTTGTAATGACAACGGAACTACTTTAGCATCTAGATTATCTATTTCTTCAGGAAGTTCGTAAAACAAACTATTTTCGAATCGCATTTTAAGCAAGTTCATATACGTTTTGGCGAAAGCCAATTCCTCTTCAACAGTAACTAATTCTTTGTCTTTTTGCTCTAATACGTAGCGATAAATTTTAGATAGCGAAGTAGTAAACCGTTGTGCGTTATCAGGATTTTCTTCAATTAAGGAACTCAAAACATTCAAACTATTGAACAAAAAATGGGGGTCTATTTGATTCTTAAGACTCTCAAACTTTGCCGATGCTGTTCCAGCAATAATTTTATGTTGAATAACCTCAATATTTGAAGCTTTTTTCCAACTAAGCATAAAACTTCTCGCATGCATAAAAGTAGAAACACCTAATGATAAAATAATATAAAAAAGATGTATCCAGATCATACGTTCATTAAAAAACTCTGAAAATTCAAGGTTATTAAACACTACAAAAGTGAGATAATCTATCCCCAAAATCACTGGAATGGTATACAATACTGTCGCAATAATACCAAAATACACCCTTAGATTAGTTTGTTCTAACCAATCCCATTTTTTGTCTAACAACACATTGATCATTCCATTTCCAAAACCAATTCCAAAAGAATATAATGCGCTTATACAAAAAACAACCAACAGGCCTTTTAGATCATAAATCCCTTGAATAAGAGAGAAAACAAGTGTGAAAACCAAAGTGATTTTTAAACAACTCAGTAATCCTTCTTTAATATTTACAAATGTCAGAACCTTTTGATTACTCATATTTTATATTTTAAAGGTCTAAATAGAATCTAAAAACGCTATTTATTACAATTTTTTTGAGCTTCTAATGCTCTATCCAATCCCCATTTTGGTGAAAAAGACGTTTCAGGTTTAAAAGTAGCAAAAAGTCCGATAGCTTTTTCGATTTGGGCACACATTGGCTTTGTGTCTTGTCCCCAAAATTTCGCTCCTCCAATTTCAAATTCTGCCTTTCCAAAAACAACTCTCGGGTTATTTGGGGCTAAAGCTTCCGCTTTTCCATACAAGGCCATTGTGGCTCCAGATAATTTTTGTCCGTTTGTCATCGGGTCATATACAATCCAGGCAGTGTTGATCATTGCTTGCATTACGTACAGTTCAGCGTTATTTTGATCTTTTCCCATTTCTACATCCAAAGCGTTTTGTGCTTTTGAAAGTAATAATTTTATTTGTTCTTTATCCTTTGTTCCAAAAGCAGAAGTTGTGTTTACCAAAGCTATGTAATAATTAGGCAACCAGTTATTTTGTTCCGCTGCTGCAATTCTTTCAAATAGCGCTGATGCTTCGGTGTTATTCCCTTCTCCCCAAAGTTTAAAGGCTTTTCCCATTCCTTGTTCGAATTGACCTCCTTGTGATGAAGCAGTGGCTTGTTGGCCTTGAGCTGAGATTAAACTTATAACAAAAAGAGCGAATGCGGTGATTAATTTAGTCATAATTTCTAGTTTTTAAGATTGAATATTATTTGATGATTGAAACGTTGTTAATTTATAATCCAAAAGTATTACTGTTTTAACTTTTATAAAATTTATAGTTACCGAACTGTTGATTTTTGTAGATGAATCGTTTCACTAGTCTAAAGTCGCAAAGTCAAATGTCGAAAGTCACATCGTTTGAGGAAATACTCAGAGACTCTGAAGCTAAAAAACTTTGAAACTCTGAAACTTTGATACTTACAAATTCTTCAACTGATTGTCTTTCTTGTCACTACTAATAGTCCAAAAGAAGCCGATGAAAAAGAATCGATCGGCTGTTGGGGTGATTGCTCTTCTATTGTAAACTCCATTTATTTCAGGGTTTCTTGCGTAATCATATCCAAAAACATTTTGGCTTCCAAGGGCATTGTTTACGGAGAAAAACAGAATTTTTTGTGGAGACAATAAGTAGGCCCAGTTGAGACTCAAGCTGTTGTACGCTTTTGTTTTTCCGTTCATAAATTGCGTTTCGTTTGGATTATTATACGGACGGCCTGTAGCAATACTATAGGTTGCCCCTATTTGTGATCTCCAGTCTTGTATCCAGTATTTACCCACTAAAGACACGGTGTGATCAGCTATAAAACTTGGAGTAGCAGAATTCAAAAAGTTTTGATAATCTCTTTCCGTATCGATATAAGAATAAGAAACCCAATATTCTAAGTTCTTAATGTTTTTCCCGTCTCTCCAGTACAATTCCAGACCTTTTGCATACCCAGTTCCATTGTTATTGTATTGTGAATTGTATTGCGGAAAGTTTGAATCGTATTTCACCAGATTGTCATAACCCTTGAAATAGGCTTCGGCCTTAAACAATTGCTTGTCCTTATTATATTCATAATTCAGGATATAATGCTGCGCTTTTTCAGATTGCAAACTAGTATCGTATTTCAAATATTCCTGTCTTGGTGCTTGTTCGAATAAACCATAAGCGAATGAAAACTGTTTATTTTTGGCCACTTTATAAGCTAGTGCTACTCTTGGAGCAATGGATTTTTCGTCTAATAAATAATTATGTGTTGCTCTAAATCCAATTTTTGCAATAAAATTTTTCGAAAACAAAACATCTGTTTCAGAAAATAAGGCGGCCAAATTTGAATTGAATTCACTTCTAAAACCATTGGCCTTTTCGTCAAAATCCGTATTAAAATATTCTCCTCCAAAAGAAGTCTTAACCGTTCGGGAAATCGGTTTTAGAATTTTAACCTTTAAATGAGACGCTTTTTCCTGTGTATCAAAATTAATTATATCGTAAAGACCTTTGTTTTGGTTGTAACCAAAGCTAAAACCTGTTTCAATTTTCCAATTCGAACCCAAATACCCTTTATATGAAGTATTAGTATAAAAATTA includes the following:
- a CDS encoding COX15/CtaA family protein, with translation MKKENKSVIIWLLSGCALLFVMVTVGGITRITNSGLSMTDWHLVTDTFPPLTEEKWNEAFEEYKKFPEYQKINIHNDFQLSDYKFIYFWEWFHRFIGRIIGLVFIIPFFYFLAKRKLDSSTVKKCLVLLGMGAFQGFLGWFMVRSGLINNPDVSHFRLALHLTFAFITFAYTLWVSLDLIYPERKNIIVPLRNIARIALIVLLIQIVYGGFVAGLNAGLIHNHWPLMSDGQFMHESIFLEQKNLALSLTEGKSGVQFVHRTLAYVVVALMIFLYFKSKKFTLDKMQSKGINLLLILVFVQFLLGVFTLLYGVPLWLGLAHQISAFFLLSAMTFTLHRLSK
- a CDS encoding CDP-alcohol phosphatidyltransferase family protein, with amino-acid sequence MSKLSEENKFLDLSDYGRPFAVPIANRLKNTRFTPIHITLLFGVSGLIAIYFILQKQYYFAGFFIILKSIIDAIDGELARAKNTPSYTGRYLDSVFDIILNFLFLMAICFVSNASFWLTLISFFCIQLQGTLYNYYYVILRNKTEGGDSTSKIFEYKTPKALAGESQKSVNILFFIYTLVYGVFDKIIHLLDSDAYKLKTFPNWFMTCISLFGLGFQLFLISLMLATGYIEYIVPFFIWYSILIFVFIGIRKCFFKP
- a CDS encoding LytTR family DNA-binding domain-containing protein, coding for MTTIIIEDEKPAARLLQRKLDKLNIEVGVMLHSVAESIEWFSNNEHPDLIFLDIQLSDGLSFEIFEKIDIKSAVIFTTAYDEYALRAFKLNSIDYLLKPIDEDDLAIAVTKYKDRLPKKETIKIDFDEIKKMLSNPFEKSYKKRFTVKFGQHLKVISTDEVECFYSENKGTYIHTKDNRNYLVESTLELLEQELDPDEFFRVSRKHLIPLVAIKEILIYSNSRLKVILPSYNVDEVIVSREKVSEFKKWIG
- a CDS encoding 2TM domain-containing protein; protein product: MGRYRNRINENYESGNDSPDARYDIAYKRVKRIKGFYVHLLVYALVNAFILLSVFNKSMIGDAVFWEWQTWNTVFFWGIGLVAHGLSVFGRDLFFGSDWEERKIQEFMDKDKNKKWE
- a CDS encoding 2TM domain-containing protein, which translates into the protein MEIVMENKYENEDRYFKAKKQVEKIKGFYGNLIAYIAVNIGLLTINLLTSPDHLWFYWPLLGWGVGVFFHGMSVFNYMPFLGKDWEEQKIKEFMEKEKEHKGNWK
- a CDS encoding 2TM domain-containing protein; this encodes MEIIMETTQESYEENEILEMARKKVKKLKGFYTHMLIYLIGVVLFVLKEYFGAPLNFFPVKYLSFMVMAIWSVAFFISAIDILITFQFFGKNWEERKIQRIMEKESKKQIWK
- a CDS encoding histidine kinase is translated as MSNQKVLTFVNIKEGLLSCLKITLVFTLVFSLIQGIYDLKGLLVVFCISALYSFGIGFGNGMINVLLDKKWDWLEQTNLRVYFGIIATVLYTIPVILGIDYLTFVVFNNLEFSEFFNERMIWIHLFYIILSLGVSTFMHARSFMLSWKKASNIEVIQHKIIAGTASAKFESLKNQIDPHFLFNSLNVLSSLIEENPDNAQRFTTSLSKIYRYVLEQKDKELVTVEEELAFAKTYMNLLKMRFENSLFYELPEEIDNLDAKVVPLSLQLLLENAVKHNIVSEQRPLHIRIFIEEDYLVVQNDYQKKEVLQDGQGVGLQNIISRYAILTDRKVRIEQDDKVFSVKIPILTKQISVMETTAKYNENNAYYRAKKRVEELKGFYGNLISYCIVIPILIFINLRYSPHFQWFWFSAGGWGFGLIMHAFKVFGYSSNWEERKIQEILKREDNNQSWK
- a CDS encoding TonB-dependent receptor is translated as MKSTIQKLNQLTSGKFFINFALLLFSITTFSQATLSGKVVDEKGKPVAGANIYIEGTYDGATANEKGDFNFTTDTNGKQTLVVSFLIYETTKRIVDVANFQNTTIILKNNINSLDAVVITAGTMQSGDKARVSVLKPLDILTTAGNPGDIISAFKTLPGTQIAGESGKLFVRGGEANETQTFIDGIRVAQPYLQTGNNVPTRSTFSPLLFEGTTFSAGGYSAEYGEALSSVLIMNTIDEPDNEKTDVGLMSVGLGVGNTQKWKNNSLSFNTQYINLKPYQGLLPDNIEWKKPYQSIGGESVFRHHFESGLLKVYVSFANANFELNQEDINSIDKIKLDNKNNNFYTNTSYKGYLGSNWKIETGFSFGYNQNKGLYDIINFDTQEKASHLKVKILKPISRTVKTSFGGEYFNTDFDEKANGFRSEFNSNLAALFSETDVLFSKNFIAKIGFRATHNYLLDEKSIAPRVALAYKVAKNKQFSFAYGLFEQAPRQEYLKYDTSLQSEKAQHYILNYEYNKDKQLFKAEAYFKGYDNLVKYDSNFPQYNSQYNNNGTGYAKGLELYWRDGKNIKNLEYWVSYSYIDTERDYQNFLNSATPSFIADHTVSLVGKYWIQDWRSQIGATYSIATGRPYNNPNETQFMNGKTKAYNSLSLNWAYLLSPQKILFFSVNNALGSQNVFGYDYARNPEINGVYNRRAITPTADRFFFIGFFWTISSDKKDNQLKNL